In one window of Azoarcus olearius DNA:
- a CDS encoding tripartite tricarboxylate transporter permease — protein MELLAHLKLGLAVALSVDNALYCLLGTLVGTFIGVLPGLGPLATIALLLPLTYGLDPTAALIMLAGIYYGAQYGGSTTAILLNMPGEVSAVATALDGHRMAQDGRARQALLVAALASFFAGTVATLLIAALAGPVSALALRFGPADYCALMALGLVAAVATAQGSTLKAVAMIVLGLLLGLVGTDVNTGVRRFTFDIPELYDGIDVAAVAMGLFGIAEILRNLEGGEAPAATAQAGRGRWWPDRTDRRRAGAATLRGTGLGALLGVLPGSGPVLAAFAAYVVEKKLAADPRRLGSGAIEGVAAPEAANNAAAQTAFIPMLALGLPSNAMMALMIAALTLHDIQPGPQVMSSNPPLFWGLIASMWIGNAFLLVLNLPLLGLWVRLLAIPYRLLYPAILLLSCVGMYAISSSAVPVLLMMGFGVFGYLAGKLGCEPAPLVLGFVLGPPLEENLRRALTLSRGDPAVFMTEPISFALLVTATALLATSLLPALRRRSG, from the coding sequence ATGGAACTGCTCGCGCATCTCAAGCTGGGGCTAGCCGTCGCGCTGAGTGTGGACAACGCGCTGTACTGCCTGCTCGGCACCCTGGTCGGCACCTTCATCGGCGTGCTTCCTGGCCTCGGGCCACTCGCCACGATCGCGCTGCTGCTGCCGCTGACCTACGGCCTCGACCCCACCGCCGCCCTGATCATGCTGGCCGGCATTTACTACGGCGCGCAGTACGGCGGCTCCACCACAGCCATCCTGCTCAACATGCCGGGCGAGGTCAGCGCGGTGGCGACCGCGCTGGACGGACACCGGATGGCGCAGGACGGGCGGGCGCGCCAGGCGCTCCTGGTGGCGGCGCTCGCCTCCTTCTTCGCGGGCACGGTGGCGACGCTGCTGATCGCGGCGCTGGCGGGGCCGGTGAGCGCGCTCGCCCTGCGTTTCGGTCCCGCGGACTACTGCGCGCTGATGGCGCTCGGGCTGGTCGCCGCCGTCGCCACCGCGCAGGGCAGCACGCTGAAGGCGGTCGCCATGATCGTGCTCGGCCTGCTGCTCGGCCTCGTCGGCACCGACGTCAATACCGGCGTGCGGCGATTCACGTTCGATATCCCGGAGTTGTACGACGGCATCGACGTTGCCGCGGTGGCGATGGGTCTGTTCGGCATTGCCGAGATCCTGCGCAATCTGGAAGGTGGAGAAGCGCCTGCCGCCACTGCACAGGCCGGGCGCGGGCGCTGGTGGCCCGACCGCACGGACCGCCGACGCGCCGGCGCTGCCACGCTGCGCGGCACCGGGCTGGGCGCGCTGCTGGGCGTGCTGCCGGGCAGCGGCCCGGTGCTCGCCGCATTTGCCGCCTATGTGGTGGAAAAGAAGCTCGCGGCGGATCCCCGCCGGCTGGGCTCAGGGGCAATCGAAGGCGTGGCCGCGCCGGAGGCGGCGAACAACGCGGCGGCCCAGACCGCCTTCATCCCGATGCTGGCGCTGGGCCTGCCCTCCAACGCCATGATGGCGCTGATGATCGCCGCGCTGACGTTGCACGACATCCAGCCCGGCCCGCAGGTGATGAGCAGCAATCCTCCGCTGTTCTGGGGCCTGATCGCCAGCATGTGGATAGGCAATGCCTTCCTGCTGGTGCTCAACCTGCCGCTGCTCGGGCTGTGGGTGCGGCTGCTCGCCATCCCGTACCGCCTGCTCTACCCCGCCATCCTGCTGCTGAGCTGCGTCGGCATGTATGCCATCTCCAGTTCGGCGGTGCCGGTGCTGCTGATGATGGGGTTCGGCGTGTTCGGCTACCTCGCCGGCAAGCTGGGTTGCGAACCCGCGCCGCTGGTCCTCGGCTTCGTGCTTGGCCCGCCACTGGAGGAGAACCTGCGCCGCGCGCTCACGCTGTCGCGCGGCGACCCGGCGGTGTTCATGACGGAGCCGATCAGCTTTGCCCTGCTCGTCACCGCCACCGCGCTGCTGGCCACGAGCCTGCTGCCGGCGCTGCGCCGGCGGTCAGGCTGA
- a CDS encoding cysteine dioxygenase — protein MSLTPLREFVVALTELLESGADEPRILDQGRELVGKLVATDDWLPTAFAQPHPQYYQQYLLYADPRERFSVVSFVWGPGQKTPLHDHTVWGIVGVLRGQERERSFAQRADGGYAETHAGVLEPGGVTAVSPTIGDVHIVENALADQVSISIHVYGGNIGRISRHVFDPDSGTPKAFVSGYASEVVPNLWA, from the coding sequence ATGAGCCTCACCCCGCTGCGCGAATTCGTCGTCGCGCTTACCGAACTGCTTGAAAGCGGTGCCGATGAGCCGCGCATCCTGGACCAGGGCCGCGAACTCGTCGGCAAGCTGGTCGCCACCGATGACTGGCTGCCGACCGCCTTCGCCCAGCCGCATCCGCAGTACTACCAGCAATACCTGCTCTATGCCGACCCGCGCGAGCGCTTCTCGGTGGTGTCCTTCGTCTGGGGGCCGGGGCAGAAGACGCCGCTGCACGACCACACGGTGTGGGGCATCGTCGGCGTATTGCGCGGCCAGGAGCGCGAGCGCAGCTTCGCCCAGCGGGCGGACGGCGGCTACGCCGAAACCCACGCCGGCGTGCTCGAACCGGGCGGGGTGACCGCGGTGTCGCCCACCATCGGTGACGTGCATATCGTAGAGAACGCGCTGGCCGATCAGGTCTCGATCAGCATCCACGTCTATGGCGGCAACATCGGCCGCATCTCGCGCCACGTGTTCGACCCCGACAGCGGCACGCCCAAGGCCTTCGTGTCCGGCTACGCGAGCGAGGTGGTGCCCAATCTGTGGGCCTGA
- a CDS encoding ketopantoate reductase family protein: MPTEPLRIAVIGGGSLGLYVGGRLSLAGHEVTVAGRGPTGLVDVQADGDEHWCAPAVRYAAVDALAGPYAQVIVAVKSHDLPALLPALSALGDAGTRYVFLQNGIPWWWQRDGSATAEAPPLGRTVAVVVHHAVERTAPGRIRVRRTARDRYICGVPEGGEGDAVLRALVTGWQAAGIPAEASADIRSEVWAKLMGNATLNPLSAITGATTGELATRRETRAVLLAGMAEIQRIALAEGCAELASPAARVARAAEVGAVRTSMLQDRLAGRRLELDALLAAPIALAERHGIAVPVLRTLLGCLSVSALPLSIFDRSPS; this comes from the coding sequence ATGCCGACTGAGCCCCTGCGTATCGCTGTCATCGGCGGCGGCAGCCTGGGACTCTACGTGGGCGGACGGCTGAGCCTCGCTGGCCATGAAGTGACGGTCGCGGGCCGCGGCCCGACCGGGCTTGTCGACGTGCAGGCAGACGGCGACGAGCACTGGTGCGCCCCGGCCGTGCGCTATGCCGCCGTCGATGCACTCGCCGGCCCCTACGCCCAGGTGATCGTCGCGGTGAAATCCCATGACCTGCCGGCACTGTTGCCCGCGCTCTCCGCGCTCGGCGACGCCGGGACGCGCTATGTGTTCCTCCAGAACGGCATCCCGTGGTGGTGGCAGCGTGACGGTTCCGCCACCGCCGAGGCGCCGCCGCTTGGGCGGACGGTCGCGGTGGTGGTCCATCACGCGGTGGAGCGCACCGCGCCCGGTCGCATCCGGGTGCGCCGCACCGCGCGCGACCGCTACATCTGCGGCGTGCCCGAGGGTGGTGAGGGAGATGCCGTGCTCCGCGCGCTGGTCACCGGATGGCAGGCCGCCGGCATCCCCGCGGAGGCCAGCGCAGACATCCGCAGCGAGGTGTGGGCCAAGCTGATGGGCAACGCCACCCTCAACCCGCTGTCGGCGATCACCGGCGCCACCACCGGCGAACTCGCCACCCGGCGCGAAACGCGCGCGGTGCTGCTGGCCGGCATGGCGGAAATCCAGCGTATCGCGCTCGCCGAGGGGTGTGCCGAACTCGCCTCGCCAGCGGCGCGGGTGGCGCGCGCGGCCGAGGTAGGCGCCGTCCGCACCTCCATGTTGCAAGACCGCCTCGCCGGCCGCCGGCTGGAGCTGGACGCGCTGCTGGCGGCTCCGATTGCGCTCGCCGAGCGGCACGGCATTGCCGTGCCGGTGCTGCGCACCCTGCTCGGCTGTCTTTCCGTTTCCGCATTGCCCCTATCCATCTTCGACAGGAGTCCGTCATGA
- a CDS encoding class II aldolase/adducin family protein: MNAPLELPTTEAAIHTARVDLAAACRLIHLFGWTDLLATHVTYRVPGRHDRYFINPLGLLYEEVTASSILEVDLDGKVVGGEGDVNPAGIVIHGAIHAAVEDAAAVIHLHSRDGVAVATQEEGLLPLTQMALMVHGQIAYHDFQGVVLDERERADLLANIGDRHTVILRNHGTMTLGRNMGEAFARIWRLERACRFQLAAQSAGVPLRQLPDEVIARTHAQAQEIYGGQASFFPSGKREWAALRRRLDRELPGYAD; encoded by the coding sequence ATGAACGCCCCCCTCGAACTCCCCACCACCGAAGCAGCCATCCACACCGCCCGCGTGGACCTCGCCGCCGCCTGCCGCCTCATCCACCTTTTCGGCTGGACCGATCTGCTCGCCACTCACGTCACCTATCGCGTGCCCGGCCGCCACGACCGCTATTTCATCAACCCGCTCGGCCTGCTCTATGAGGAAGTCACCGCCTCCAGCATTCTCGAGGTCGATCTCGACGGCAAGGTGGTGGGCGGGGAGGGCGACGTGAACCCCGCCGGCATCGTCATCCACGGTGCCATCCACGCCGCAGTCGAGGACGCCGCCGCGGTCATCCACCTGCACAGCCGCGACGGCGTAGCGGTGGCGACGCAGGAGGAAGGCCTGCTGCCGCTCACCCAGATGGCGCTGATGGTGCACGGCCAGATCGCCTACCACGACTTCCAGGGCGTGGTGCTGGACGAGCGCGAGCGCGCCGACCTGCTCGCCAACATCGGCGACCGCCACACCGTCATCCTGCGCAACCACGGCACCATGACGCTCGGTCGCAACATGGGCGAGGCCTTCGCCCGCATCTGGCGGCTGGAGCGCGCCTGCCGCTTCCAGCTCGCGGCGCAGTCGGCCGGCGTGCCGCTGCGCCAGTTGCCGGACGAGGTGATCGCCCGCACCCATGCGCAGGCGCAGGAAATCTACGGCGGCCAGGCGAGCTTCTTCCCCTCGGGCAAGCGCGAATGGGCGGCGCTGCGCCGCCGTCTCGACAGGGAGCTGCCCGGCTATGCCGACTGA
- a CDS encoding Bug family tripartite tricarboxylate transporter substrate binding protein — MTIRKSTRRALLRTLALGAVALMPFAAQADTWPSKPLKLIVAFPPGGASDIVGRFYAEQLSTALGQPVVVENKPGAGTAIAAEAAAKAAPDGYTLSLAPAGQLTILPHLAKDLRYDAFKDFAPVSVVASVPYVVAVNSTVPANTLQEFTAYAKANPGKVSYSSCGNGTLCHLSGEFYKSLTGTELLHVPYKGSAPAITALLGGEVNAAFDTLTVLAPQVKGGKVKGLAITSAKRSPTLPDVPTAAEAGLKGFEASSWFGIVVPAATPKPVIERLHKELAQIAAKPETRTKLAEQGLDVESTTPDAFSRLIREDSVKWGKVVAESGAKIE, encoded by the coding sequence ATGACCATACGCAAATCCACCCGCCGCGCCCTGCTGCGCACCCTGGCGCTCGGCGCCGTTGCCCTGATGCCCTTCGCGGCCCAGGCCGACACCTGGCCGAGCAAGCCGCTCAAGCTCATCGTCGCCTTCCCGCCGGGTGGCGCGTCCGACATCGTCGGCCGTTTCTATGCCGAGCAGCTCTCGACCGCACTCGGCCAGCCGGTCGTGGTGGAGAACAAGCCGGGTGCCGGCACTGCGATCGCCGCCGAAGCCGCCGCCAAGGCCGCGCCCGACGGCTACACCCTGTCGCTGGCGCCGGCCGGTCAGCTGACCATCCTGCCGCACCTCGCCAAGGACCTGCGCTATGACGCGTTCAAGGACTTCGCTCCGGTGTCGGTGGTGGCCTCGGTGCCCTACGTGGTGGCGGTGAACAGCACCGTGCCCGCCAACACGCTGCAGGAGTTCACCGCCTACGCCAAGGCCAACCCCGGCAAGGTCAGTTATTCGTCGTGCGGTAACGGCACGCTGTGCCACCTGTCCGGCGAGTTCTACAAGAGCCTGACCGGCACCGAGCTGCTGCACGTGCCCTACAAGGGCAGCGCGCCGGCCATCACCGCGCTGCTCGGCGGCGAGGTCAATGCCGCTTTCGACACGCTCACGGTCCTGGCCCCGCAGGTAAAGGGCGGCAAGGTGAAGGGGCTGGCGATCACCAGCGCCAAGCGTTCGCCCACGCTGCCCGACGTACCCACCGCCGCCGAGGCCGGGCTGAAAGGCTTCGAGGCGTCGTCGTGGTTCGGCATCGTGGTGCCGGCGGCGACACCCAAGCCGGTGATCGAACGCCTGCACAAGGAACTCGCCCAGATCGCCGCCAAGCCGGAGACCCGCACCAAGCTCGCCGAGCAGGGGCTGGACGTGGAAAGCACCACGCCGGACGCCTTCAGCCGCCTGATCCGCGAGGACAGCGTCAAGTGGGGCAAGGTGGTGGCGGAGTCGGGGGCGAAGATCGAGTAA
- a CDS encoding LLM class flavin-dependent oxidoreductase, with translation MPNHPIEFLGFLAHQEASEILPARGPLVDKAFLGACARAQEHAGFDRALIAYHSGAPDGLQVAAYAAAQTSRLGLLVAHRPGVIAPTVAARQFASLDHFSDGRAAINIVSGGNDAEQQRDGDFLGHDERYARTDEYLQLMKLAWTRGEPFDFDGRYYRVKGYVSQARPLQQPHIPIFFGGSSAAALEVAGKHADVFMMWGEPLAGIAEQIAAVRAVAAHHGRGDAVRFSLSLRPILGATEDEAWARAERILGGVRQRLELAAASPFALSSPKGRAAEQASTSSARTVPGGRADQPLATRGTTSTATSAASPQNEGSRRLLAFAERGEVLDSCLWTGITALTGAASGAAASTGIGGNSTALVGTPEQVADALLAYHRLGVSHFLVRGFDPLADAVAYGRELLPRVRARLAEALPAEAFAAF, from the coding sequence ATGCCCAATCACCCCATCGAATTCCTCGGCTTCCTCGCCCACCAGGAAGCCAGCGAAATCCTCCCCGCCCGCGGCCCGCTGGTCGACAAGGCCTTTCTCGGCGCCTGCGCTCGCGCGCAGGAGCACGCCGGCTTCGACCGTGCCTTGATCGCCTACCACAGCGGCGCCCCCGACGGCCTGCAGGTGGCCGCCTACGCTGCGGCGCAGACCAGCCGGCTCGGCCTGCTGGTCGCGCATCGGCCGGGCGTGATCGCGCCGACCGTGGCGGCGCGCCAGTTCGCCTCGCTCGACCACTTCAGCGACGGCCGCGCGGCGATCAACATCGTCAGCGGCGGCAACGACGCCGAGCAGCAGCGCGACGGCGACTTCCTTGGCCATGACGAGCGTTACGCCCGCACCGACGAATACCTGCAGCTGATGAAGCTGGCGTGGACCCGCGGCGAGCCCTTCGACTTCGACGGCCGCTATTACCGCGTCAAGGGCTATGTCAGCCAGGCGCGGCCGCTGCAGCAGCCGCACATCCCGATCTTCTTCGGCGGCTCGTCGGCGGCGGCGCTGGAGGTGGCCGGCAAGCATGCTGACGTGTTCATGATGTGGGGCGAGCCGCTGGCCGGCATCGCCGAGCAGATCGCCGCGGTGCGCGCGGTGGCGGCGCATCACGGGCGCGGCGATGCGGTGCGCTTCTCGCTGTCGCTGCGGCCTATCCTTGGCGCCACCGAGGACGAAGCCTGGGCGCGTGCCGAACGCATCCTCGGCGGGGTGCGCCAGCGTCTGGAACTGGCCGCGGCCAGTCCGTTTGCCTTGAGCTCGCCGAAGGGCCGTGCTGCCGAGCAGGCTTCGACAAGCTCAGCCCGAACGGTGCCGGGCGGCCGGGCCGATCAGCCCTTGGCGACCCGTGGCACCACCAGTACGGCGACCAGCGCCGCTTCCCCTCAGAACGAAGGCTCCCGCCGCCTCCTCGCCTTCGCCGAGCGCGGCGAGGTGCTCGACAGCTGCCTGTGGACCGGCATCACCGCGCTTACCGGCGCCGCCTCGGGCGCCGCTGCCAGCACCGGCATCGGCGGCAACTCCACCGCGCTGGTCGGCACGCCCGAGCAGGTGGCTGATGCGTTGCTGGCCTACCACCGCCTTGGCGTCAGCCACTTCCTGGTACGCGGCTTCGATCCGCTGGCGGACGCGGTGGCCTACGGCCGCGAGCTGTTGCCGCGGGTGCGTGCGCGGCTGGCCGAAGCGCTGCCGGCGGAGGCCTTCGCCGCTTTCTGA
- a CDS encoding Bug family tripartite tricarboxylate transporter substrate binding protein — translation MKLSRIAQRLAAPLLTAAALVAPFGAHADTWPSKPLKLIVPYPPGGAADTVGRIYADALTEALKQPVVVENKPGAGTAIAAEYVANGPADGYTLNLVPTGQLTVLPHVAKNLKFDAFKSFAPVSLLAYTSVVIAANNEVPAKSLKELVAQAKAAPGKYSYSSSGSGTIIHLAGEYFRLTSGTDILHVPFKGSAPAVTAVLGGEVNLAVDTLTILAPQIKGGKLRGLAIASRERSPLLPDVPTVAESGYPGFEVTSWFGLNVAAGTPAEIVTRLNTEIAKAAASPTVKEKLAAQGLDPWPSTPAKFAEQVRTDYEKYGKVVRESGTKFE, via the coding sequence ATGAAACTGTCCCGCATCGCCCAACGCCTGGCCGCGCCGTTGCTGACCGCCGCCGCCCTGGTCGCGCCGTTCGGCGCCCACGCCGACACCTGGCCGAGCAAGCCGCTGAAGCTGATCGTGCCTTACCCGCCGGGCGGCGCCGCCGACACCGTCGGCCGCATCTACGCCGACGCGCTCACCGAAGCCCTCAAGCAGCCGGTGGTGGTGGAGAACAAGCCCGGCGCCGGCACCGCGATCGCCGCGGAATACGTCGCCAACGGACCGGCCGACGGCTACACCCTCAACCTGGTGCCCACCGGCCAGCTCACCGTGCTGCCGCACGTGGCGAAGAACCTGAAGTTCGACGCCTTCAAGAGCTTCGCGCCGGTGTCGCTGCTGGCCTACACCAGCGTGGTGATCGCCGCCAACAACGAAGTGCCGGCCAAGAGCCTGAAGGAGCTGGTGGCGCAGGCCAAGGCGGCGCCGGGCAAGTATTCGTACTCGTCGTCCGGCAGCGGCACGATCATCCACCTGGCCGGCGAGTACTTCCGCCTGACCAGCGGCACCGACATCCTGCACGTGCCCTTCAAGGGCAGCGCCCCGGCGGTTACCGCGGTGCTCGGCGGCGAGGTGAACCTGGCGGTCGATACGCTCACCATCCTCGCGCCGCAGATCAAGGGCGGCAAGCTGCGCGGCCTCGCCATCGCCTCGCGCGAGCGCTCGCCGCTGCTGCCGGACGTCCCCACCGTGGCGGAATCCGGCTACCCCGGCTTCGAAGTCACTTCCTGGTTCGGCCTCAACGTCGCCGCCGGCACCCCGGCCGAGATCGTCACCCGCCTCAACACCGAAATCGCCAAGGCCGCGGCATCGCCGACGGTGAAGGAGAAGCTCGCCGCGCAGGGGCTGGACCCGTGGCCGAGCACGCCGGCGAAGTTCGCCGAGCAGGTGCGGACCGATTACGAGAAGTACGGGAAGGTGGTGCGGGAGTCGGGGACGAAGTTTGAGTGA
- a CDS encoding enoyl-CoA hydratase/isomerase family protein, which yields MSTVSYTSNNGIAEIRIDRAEKYNVITHDVVRELAAAWQRFKDSDDRVAILSAAGERAFTAGADLRDIPHDLWKAIPGVGIQIDKPIIAVTAGLVVGGGLVLVQFADLAIAADNTVFSYPEAKVGFSGGLISSLAARIPHKVAMELLLVGGSISAQRAYEAGLVNRVVPVGQQLDAARELATRIAANAPLVTSLLKRFVGEVIAKGPTEVAAIARANIEAINASEDFHEGIAAFTQKRTPTFTGR from the coding sequence ATGAGCACCGTCAGCTACACCTCGAACAACGGCATCGCCGAAATCCGCATCGACCGCGCCGAGAAGTACAACGTGATCACCCACGACGTGGTGCGCGAACTCGCCGCCGCGTGGCAGCGCTTCAAGGACAGCGACGACCGCGTCGCCATCCTGTCCGCCGCCGGCGAGCGCGCCTTCACCGCCGGCGCCGACTTGCGCGACATCCCGCACGACCTGTGGAAGGCGATTCCCGGCGTCGGCATCCAGATCGACAAGCCCATCATCGCCGTCACCGCCGGGTTGGTGGTGGGTGGCGGGCTGGTGCTGGTGCAGTTCGCCGACCTCGCCATTGCCGCCGACAACACGGTGTTCTCGTATCCGGAAGCCAAAGTCGGCTTCTCCGGTGGGCTGATCAGCTCGCTCGCCGCGCGCATCCCGCACAAGGTGGCGATGGAGCTGCTGCTGGTGGGCGGCTCGATTTCCGCCCAGCGCGCCTATGAAGCCGGCCTGGTGAACCGCGTGGTGCCGGTCGGCCAGCAGCTCGACGCCGCCCGCGAACTCGCCACCCGGATCGCCGCTAACGCGCCGCTGGTGACCTCACTGCTCAAGCGCTTCGTCGGCGAGGTGATCGCCAAGGGGCCGACCGAAGTCGCCGCCATCGCCCGCGCCAACATCGAGGCGATCAACGCCTCGGAAGACTTCCACGAAGGCATCGCCGCCTTCACCCAGAAACGCACGCCGACCTTCACCGGCCGCTGA
- a CDS encoding glycine/sarcosine/betaine reductase selenoprotein B family protein: MSAFETDELARLGEALADDAPVPYIARTRAWYLALGYDTPYVWAHYDTVPFAPLKKPLARSRVAIVTTAAPYQPDKGEQGPGAPYNAGAKFYRVYDGDTAIDHDLRIAHVGIDRKHADLGDSGCWFPLPALRRAVAAGRVGELAPRFFGAPTNRSQRHTLEVDAPEIVAGCLADGVDAVVLVPNCPICHQTVSLVARELEAAGVATVVMGAAKDIVEHVGVPRLLFSDFPLGNAAGRPGDIASQDETLERALGLLESAAAPRSTLQSPLRWAADPAWKLDYSNPQRLSAEDLARRRAEAEAARLTARELRVATLGSDPEQAPDRQQQGHAA, encoded by the coding sequence ATGTCCGCGTTCGAAACCGACGAACTCGCCCGCCTCGGCGAGGCGCTGGCGGACGACGCGCCGGTGCCTTACATCGCCCGCACCCGCGCCTGGTATCTCGCGCTCGGCTACGACACGCCCTACGTGTGGGCGCACTACGACACGGTGCCGTTCGCGCCGCTGAAAAAGCCGCTGGCGCGAAGCCGCGTCGCCATCGTCACCACTGCCGCGCCTTACCAGCCGGACAAGGGCGAGCAGGGGCCGGGTGCGCCGTACAACGCCGGTGCCAAGTTCTACCGCGTGTATGACGGCGACACCGCCATCGACCACGACCTGCGCATCGCCCATGTCGGCATCGACCGCAAGCATGCCGACCTCGGCGACAGCGGCTGCTGGTTTCCGCTGCCGGCGCTGCGCCGTGCGGTGGCAGCGGGCAGGGTGGGCGAACTCGCGCCACGCTTCTTCGGCGCGCCCACCAACCGCAGCCAGCGCCACACGCTGGAAGTGGATGCGCCCGAGATCGTCGCCGGCTGCCTGGCAGACGGCGTGGATGCGGTGGTGCTGGTGCCCAATTGCCCGATCTGCCACCAGACGGTGAGCCTGGTGGCGCGCGAACTGGAAGCCGCGGGCGTCGCTACGGTGGTGATGGGCGCGGCGAAAGACATCGTCGAGCACGTCGGCGTGCCGCGCCTGCTGTTCTCCGATTTCCCGCTCGGCAATGCCGCCGGCCGGCCGGGCGACATCGCCTCGCAGGACGAGACGCTGGAACGCGCGCTCGGCCTGCTGGAGAGCGCCGCTGCGCCGCGCAGCACGCTGCAGTCGCCGCTGCGCTGGGCGGCCGACCCCGCCTGGAAGCTCGATTACTCCAACCCCCAACGCCTCTCGGCGGAAGACCTCGCGCGCCGTCGCGCCGAGGCCGAAGCCGCCCGCCTCACCGCCCGCGAGCTGCGGGTGGCGACGCTGGGCAGCGATCCCGAGCAGGCCCCCGACCGACAACAACAAGGACACGCCGCATGA
- a CDS encoding phenylacetate--CoA ligase family protein, whose protein sequence is MSIHSFDVPTRDPGEYLAILNARRWEKLQRQIRYVWSNEDYFRQRFLEAGIQSPDDIRSFEDFRRLPAFMDKTRHRESQDASLERYGHPLGLHLTTAPENAIHLAATSGTTGTPTFYVFSRKDLDITYEVLGRMFRVAGIRPGDTTFHAFGLSLWLAGITYVQALEAYGARPVAVGAEGGVPKILRYIELTRPRVLFATPSMVNQLIERAPKEIGKPVGALGIEVIYCSGEPGASQPLFRQRVREHYGAKVFDATGGAWHNGTITCDSEHSHGMHYVAEDYCFRYDLIDPATKAPLELKDGAVGEAIHTALEYEASPSFRNATGDILKIHVGECPGCGHFGTRMEIVGRADDMLAIKGVKVYPAAIQNVVAQFRPKVSGELRIRLDAPPPRVEPPLRLAVEAGEGTPESEWSAIGAAIEQRIRELLTFRPQVEVLPFGSLPRTGAKTKLIEIVGKGA, encoded by the coding sequence ATGAGCATCCACAGTTTCGACGTCCCCACCCGCGACCCCGGCGAATACCTCGCCATCCTCAACGCCCGCCGCTGGGAAAAGCTGCAGCGCCAGATCCGCTACGTGTGGAGCAACGAGGACTATTTCCGCCAGCGCTTCCTCGAAGCCGGCATCCAGTCGCCGGACGACATCCGCAGCTTCGAGGACTTCCGCCGCCTGCCGGCCTTCATGGACAAGACCCGCCACCGCGAGTCGCAGGACGCCTCGCTGGAACGCTACGGCCATCCGCTGGGCCTGCACCTGACCACCGCGCCGGAAAACGCGATCCACCTCGCTGCCACCTCGGGCACCACCGGCACGCCCACCTTCTACGTGTTCAGCCGCAAGGACCTGGACATCACCTACGAGGTGCTCGGCCGCATGTTCCGCGTCGCTGGCATCCGCCCGGGCGACACCACCTTCCACGCCTTTGGCCTGTCGCTGTGGCTGGCCGGCATCACCTATGTGCAGGCGCTGGAAGCCTATGGCGCGCGGCCGGTGGCGGTGGGCGCCGAGGGCGGCGTGCCCAAGATCCTGCGCTACATCGAGCTGACCCGGCCGCGCGTGCTCTTCGCCACGCCGTCGATGGTGAACCAGCTGATCGAGCGCGCGCCCAAGGAGATCGGCAAGCCGGTCGGCGCGCTCGGCATCGAGGTCATCTACTGCTCTGGCGAACCGGGCGCCAGCCAGCCGCTGTTCCGCCAGCGTGTCAGGGAGCACTATGGCGCCAAGGTGTTCGACGCCACCGGCGGCGCCTGGCACAACGGCACCATCACCTGCGACAGCGAGCACTCCCACGGCATGCACTACGTCGCCGAGGACTACTGCTTCCGCTACGACCTGATCGACCCGGCAACCAAGGCGCCGCTCGAGCTGAAGGACGGTGCGGTGGGCGAGGCCATCCACACCGCGCTGGAGTACGAGGCGTCGCCGTCCTTCCGCAACGCCACCGGCGACATCCTGAAGATCCACGTCGGCGAATGCCCCGGCTGCGGCCACTTCGGCACCCGCATGGAAATCGTCGGCCGCGCCGATGACATGCTGGCGATCAAGGGCGTGAAGGTGTATCCGGCGGCCATTCAGAACGTCGTCGCTCAGTTCCGCCCCAAGGTGTCGGGCGAGCTGCGCATCCGCCTGGACGCGCCGCCGCCGCGCGTGGAGCCACCGCTGCGGCTGGCGGTGGAGGCGGGCGAGGGCACGCCGGAATCCGAATGGTCCGCCATCGGCGCCGCCATCGAACAGCGCATCCGCGAACTGCTCACCTTTCGGCCGCAGGTCGAAGTGCTGCCCTTCGGCAGCCTGCCGCGTACCGGGGCCAAGACCAAGCTGATCGAGATCGTGGGGAAGGGCGCCTGA